Proteins encoded within one genomic window of Miscanthus floridulus cultivar M001 unplaced genomic scaffold, ASM1932011v1 fs_772_4_5, whole genome shotgun sequence:
- the LOC136533023 gene encoding uncharacterized protein, with amino-acid sequence MDKIRNRPCPAEIQTYVGNLTSSYTDKSNEPSMVAASVIMFVLAGLFFNLNLFSGISDVSATLDPKVRLFLTSALSLFLPVMSYLLSEAKNAAYTTMSSSSTTTSVVTDLSLRAGLILAWMLLVELLRKKVDEIRMRGFSGTIQRAGRVIWLGSLVFFNIKSAGRKAVFSILWILCATKVLQRIAFTEIGKRSYAHGKNARLISSYMSQILEQEPPHHQQEAAQVHTHGGNGNGNGNELLRTCKYIVMGEEKLMDIEPTADGYKLEKTNSDPPGYHSITKLLAENDSIVTVGKIWELDDKDKFFASQEQIQRLKRICLSFALFKLLRRRFEHLPVVAKEETDNSHRLILRGLYGETRSAEAVFQVMHDEINFLSEYYHSVVPVVLASPFFLFVNYFLLNIIVAILCFMTVILCGNGDIGYAFHSIGEDNYTLQSGVPNIVLCLVFRATKSPQAFFSIVDLSITVLLFVIFFYEEVWEFLVFLLSNWFVVSLLYNYTAKPRWLRKATLRGAFFWGGFSIIMWLRSKMGHPRVTFRQFSVLNIRWPLKLPLFATFTSLVVKKEVVPNSVKKSIMDYLAELEHHRGGSASHYALDCGRSALRRNGLSDQLWWACKSDSVSEVILTWHIATSIMEVERRPAAASTMEATSSRVAIKLSKYCAYLVAFHPELLPENPEKVELVFEKMKEELKGTIGCRDYYLSLLRTRVHNIIKPQSRPNEAVGPSDQSSKVVRDGIELARSLMGMGEATNSNRWKVLADVWTELIVYVAPSSDEERVKGHEDVLVQGGEFITVLWALTTHIGVSRPPTNKLATAVVHLDA; translated from the coding sequence ATGGACAAAATCCGTAACCGGCCTTGCCCAGCAGAAATTCAGACGTACGTCGGTAACCTCACATCATCCTACACTGACAAGAGCAATGAGCCCAGTATGGTGGCCGCCTCTGTCATCATGTTTGTCCTCGCCGGACTCTTCTTCAACCTCAACCTCTTCAGCGGCATCTCCGATGTCAGCGCCACACTCGACCCCAAAGTCCGCCTGTTCCTCACCTCGGCGCTCTCCCTCTTCCTCCCTGTCATGTCCTACCTCTTATCCGAGGCGAAGAATGCTGCGTAcacgacgatgagctcctcctccaccactacGAGCGTTGTCACTGACCTCTCGCTGAGGGCGGGCCTGATCCTGGCATGGATGCTCCTGGTGGAGCTCCTCCGCAAGAAGGTGGACGAGATCCGCATGCGCGGGTTCTCGGGCACCATCCAGCGCGCCGGCCGTGTCATCTGGCTGGGAAGCCTCGTCTTCTTCAACATCAAGAGCGCCGGACGCAAGGCAGTGTTCAGCATCCTCTGGATCCTCTGCGCCACCAAGGTGTTGCAGAGGATCGCCTTCACCGAGATTGGGAAGCGCTCGTACGCCCACGGCAAGAACGCCCGGCTCATCAGCTCCTACATGTCCCAGATCCTAGAACAAGAGCCTCCtcaccatcaacaagaagctgcCCAGGTCCATACCCACGGTGGGAACGGGAACGGGAACGGGAACGAGCTGTTGAGGACGTGCAAGTACATTGTTATGGGAGAGGAGAAGCTGATGGATATTGAGCCCACAGCAGATGGATACAAGCTGGAAAAGACGAACTCCGACCCCCCAGGCTACCACAGCATCACCAAGCTGCTCGCAGAAAATGACAGCATCGTCACCGTTGGTAAAATCTGGGAGCTCGACGACAAGGACAAGTTCTTCGCCTCCCAAGAGCAGATCCAACGCTTGAAGAGGATCTGCCTCTCCTTTGCTCTCTTCAAGCTGCTGCGCCGAAGGTTCGAGCACCTGCCGGTGGTGGCCAAAGAAGAAACGGACAACTCCCACCGCCTCATCCTAAGAGGCCTCTACGGCGAGACCCGCTCAGCGGAAGCAGTCTTCCAGGTCATGCATGACGAGATCAACTTCCTGAGCGAGTACTACCACTCTGTTGTCCCGGTCGTCCTCGCAAGCCCCTTCTTCCTCTTCGTAAACTACTTCCTCCTCAACATAATCGTGGCCATCTTGTGCTTCATGACTGTCATCCTCTGCGGCAACGGCGATATTGGGTACGCGTTCCACAGCATCGGCGAAGATAACTACACCTTACAGTCTGGTGTCCCCAACATAGTCCTATGCCTTGTGTTCAGAGCCACCAAATCGCCTCAAGCCTTCTTCTCCATAGTCGACCTCTCTATTACCGTCCTTCTGTTCGTCATCTTCTTCTACGAGGAGGTATGGGAGTTCCTCGTCTTCTTGCTCTCCAACTGGTTCGTGGTGTCTCTGCTCTACAACTACACCGCCAAACCGCGGTGGCTTAGGAAAGCCACCCTCCGTGGGGCCTTCTTCTGGGGAGGATTCAGCATCATCATGTGGCTGCGGAGCAAGATGGGCCACCCCAGGGTTACCTTCAGGCAGTTCTCTGTCTTGAACATTCGTTGGCCCCTCAAGTTGCCTCTGTTTGCCACATTCACCAGTCTGGTAGTAAAGAAAGAGGTGGTGCCTAACAGTGTGAAGAAATCCATCATGGACTACCTAGCGGAGCTGGAGCATCACCGTGGTGGTAGTGCAAGTCACTATGCCCTTGACTGTGGCAGGTCGGCACTACGGAGGAACGGCCTCTCTGATCAGCTCTGGTGGGCATGCAAGAGCGACAGTGTCTCCGAGGTCATCCTCACATGGCACATCGCCACCAGCATCATGGAGGTAGAGCGCCGCCCGGCGGCGGCGAGCACGATGGAAGCTACCTCGAGTAGGGTGGCGATTAAGCTGTCCAAGTACTGCGCTTACTTGGTGGCCTTCCACCCGGAGCTACTGCCGGAGAACCCGGAGAAGGTGGAGCTCGTCTTTGAGAAGATGAAGGAGGAGCTGAAGGGCACAATTGGCTGCCGGGACTACTACCTCTCGCTGCTGCGCACACGGGTCCACAATATCATCAAGCCGCAGAGCCGACCGAACGAAGCGGTAGGCCCGAGTGATCAAAGCAGCAAAGTTGTACGAGACGGCATAGAGCTAGCAAGGTCGCTAATGGGAATGGGAGAAGCTACTAACAGTAACAGGTGGAAGGTGTTGGCGGATGTGTGGACGGAGCTCATCGTCTACGTGGCGCCATCGAGCGATGAGGAGCGCGTCAAGGGGCATGAGGACGTCCTGGTGCAAGGAGGCGAGTTCATCACCGTGCTCTGGGCGCTCACCACCCACATCGGCGTATCTAGGCCGCCGACCAACAAACTGGCAACAGCTGTTGTTCATCTCGACGCTTAG